One Osmerus eperlanus chromosome 24, fOsmEpe2.1, whole genome shotgun sequence DNA window includes the following coding sequences:
- the LOC134010924 gene encoding mitochondrial coenzyme A transporter SLC25A42-like has protein sequence MAHGVPDHQPALPVDQASVLSLPPSTQAKDFSQRWTVLDSLLCGAFAGAVAKTVIAPLDRTKIIFQVSSKRFSAKEAYRLVYCTYMKDGFFSLWRGNSATMVRVIPYAALQFCSHDQYKRLLGGYYGYQGKALPPLPRFLAGSLAGTTAAMLTYPLDMVRARMAVTPREMYSNVMHVFVRISQEEGFKTLYRGFTPTILGVVPYAGLTFFVYESLKKLHAERTLRSQPHPSERLAFGACAGLIGQSASYPLDVVRRRMQTAGVTGHPHTTVLGTMRAVVQQEGVVRGLYKGLSMNWIKGPVAVAVSLTTFDLTHNLLHKLHQVDHYTH, from the exons ATGGCTCACGGAGTCCCAGACCACCAACCAGCCCTGCCTGTGGACCAGGCCTCTGTGCTGTCtctgccaccctccacccaggCTAAA GATTTCAGTCAGAGATGGACCGTGCTGGACTCTTTGCTCTGCGGGGCCTTCGCAGGTGCGGTGGCCAAGACGGTCATCGCTCCACTGGACCGAACCAAAATCATCTTCCAAG TGTCTTCCAAGCGATTCTCTGCCAAG GAGGCTTATAGGTTAGTCTACTGCACCTATATGAAGGATGGGTTCTTCAGTCTGTGGAGAGGCAACTCAGCCACCATGGTGCGGGTCATCCCCTACGCTGCCCTCCAGTTCTGCTCTCACGACCAGTACAAACGACTACTGGGCGGATACTATGGTTACCAGGGCAA AGCGCTGCCACCCCTCCCGCGGTTCCTGGCAGGGTCCCTGGCTGGCACCACCGCTGCCATGCTCACCTACCCGCTAGACATGGTCCGTGCCCGCATGGCAGTCACCCCGAGAGAAAT GTACAGCAACGTTATGCACGTGTTCGTCCGAATCTCGCAGGAGGAGGGCTTTAAGACCCTGTACAGAGGCTtcacccccaccatcctggGCGTGGTCCCATACGCAGGCCTCACCTTCTTCGTGTACGAGAGTCTGAAGAAGCTTCACGCAG agagaACACTGCGGTCCCAGCCTCACCCATCCGAGCGCCTGGCCTTTGGGGCTTGCGCGGGCCTCATCGGCCAGTCGGCCTCCTACCCGTTGGACGTGGTCCGCCGAAGGATGCAGACGGCTGGGGTGACGGGCCACCCACACACCACGGTCCTGGGCACCATGCGGGCCGTCGTACAGCAGGAAGGCGTGGTGCGGGGGCTCTACAAGGGCCTCAGCATGAACTGGATCAAAGGGCCCGTCGCCGTGGCAGTCAGCCTCACCACCTTTGACCTCACGCACAACCTCCTCCACAAGCTGCATCAGGTGGACCATTACACCCACtag